The following proteins are encoded in a genomic region of Periophthalmus magnuspinnatus isolate fPerMag1 chromosome 10, fPerMag1.2.pri, whole genome shotgun sequence:
- the LOC117378067 gene encoding LOW QUALITY PROTEIN: uncharacterized protein LOC117378067 (The sequence of the model RefSeq protein was modified relative to this genomic sequence to represent the inferred CDS: inserted 1 base in 1 codon), with product MVQVYHSQGSECDSPLRGCVSCVGRRASPGADVSLTPVRCTFHKDHMLCNGQPRPLRLDISWRAFTDEPLLLLLLGHPLHTSRHMLYHQAHFWLPGSLLQGLGTHRVIGPGLHMCLGHHSLVTSPPGLREAGGGGVGEAPRPAVGCFTPEQLQYWAANTPDMWVLTTLSQGYRLQFRRQPPVFGQVRMTAISDLAKSVALNLEIATLLEKGAIVHVDPRQDPGLFYSRYFLVPKKTGNLRPVLDLRGLNVFLRVMPFHMLHTSEVLQALFPGKWFTTIDLKDAYFHVPIARNHWRFLCFAFQGRHFQFRVLPFGLSLSPRVFTRVVAAALSPLQARGLKILPYLDDWLICAPSHDQAIHDTGLVLEHVSRLEHINVLELMAVDLALHHFLPNLQGRHVLVRSDNRSVVYHINHMGGTRSVNLTQRTQQLLRWASVHFASLRAVYLPRTLNQVADFLSRQTLLLGEWKLHPEVVCTIWRVFGRAEVDLFASQEATHCPLWFSLRDNTSPLGQDALAHDWPHVLLYAFPPXSPIYQTLLRVLQEGHKLLLVVPFWPARIWFSLLHRLCCSSPMRLPARTDLLSQLGGRILHPHPSGLQLWVWPLQGQTHSQRILRELLDHDLSPSTLKVYVAVISCWHSGVNGGTVGSDKKVSRYLKGARRLHPTTRPVAPSWELSLFLETLHAHPFEPIAQADIKWLSFKTAFLLAMASGEADA from the exons ATggtgcaag TCTATCACAGTCAGGGTAGCGAGTGCGACTCGCCCCTCAGGGGCTGCGTAAGCTGCGTGGGGCGGCGTGCCTCACCTGGAGCGGATGTTTCCCTGACGCCGGTGAGGTGCACGTTTCACAAGGACCATATG CTTTGCAACGGACAGCCCAGGCCTCTCAGACTAGACATCAGCTGGCGGGCCTTCACCGACGAGCCCCTCCTCCTATTGCTCCTGGGTCATCCACTACACACCAGCAGACATATGCTGTACCATCAAGCCCATTTTTGGCTCCCCGGCAGCCTGTTACAAGGTCTGGGCACTCACAGAGTGATCGGCCCAGGGCTTCACATGTGCCTCGGTCAtcacagtctggtcaccagcCCTCCAGGCCTTCGAGAGGCCGGGGGGGGGGGCGTAGGTGAAGCCCCCAGGCCGGCAGTCGGTTGTTTCACCCCGGAACAGCTCCAGTACTGGGCTGCCAACACCCCAGACATGTGGGTGTTGACCACCTTATCACAGGGATACCGCCTACAGTTCCGTCGCCAGCCTCCTGTTTTCGGCCAGGTCCGAATGACTGCCATTTCAGACCTGGCAAAATCCGTGGCACTCAATCTGGAAATAGCAACCCTGCTGGAAAAGGGTGCAATTGTACACGTAGACCCTCGGCAGGATCCAGGGCTTTTTTATTCAAGATACTTCCTTGTCCCGAAGAAAACTGGCAACCTCCGTCCAGTTTTGGACCTGCGAGgtctcaatgtgtttttaagagTCATGCCTTTTCACATGCTACACACCTCAGAGGTGCTTCAGGCACTTTTCCCAGGCAAATGGTTCACGACAATCGACCTGAAGGATGCTTATTTTCATGTACCGATCGCACGCAATCATTGGAGGttcctttgctttgcttttcagGGGAGACATTTTCAGTTCAGGGTCCTCCCGTTTGGGCTGTCCCTGTCACCCAGGGTGTTCACCCGAGTGGTGGCAGCAGCCTTGTCTCCACTACAGGCGCGGGGTTTGAAGATTCTACCTTACCTCGACGACTGGTTAATTTGTGCACCCAGCCACGACCAGGCCATTCACGACACAGGGCTTGTACTTGAGCATGTGAGCCGCttgg AACACATAAATGTGCTGGAGTTAATGGCTGTGGACTTGGCACTGCACCATTTTCTGCCGAACTTGCAAGGCAGGCATGTGCTTGTACGTTCAGACAACAGGTCGGTGGTTTACCATATAAATCACATGGGAGGGACCAGATCAGTGAAtctcacacagagaacacagcagCTTCTCAGGTGGGCGTCCGTCCATTTTGCCAGCCTGCGGGCAGTCTATCTCCCGAGGACGCTGAATCAGGTGGCGGATTTCCTCTCTCGCCAGACTCTCTTGCTGGGGGAATGGAAGCTTCACCCAGAGGTGGTCTGCACCATCTGGAGGGTCTTCGGCAGGGCCGAAGTGGATCTGTTCGCCTCACAGGAAGCGACCCATTGCCCTCTCTGGTTCTCTCTGAGGGACAACACCAGCCCGCTGGGTCAGGACGCATTGGCTCACGACTGGCCTCACGTTCTCCTCTACGCCTTTCCTC TTTCCCCGATTTATCAAACACTCCTGAGGGTTCTGCAGGAGGGACACAAGCTTCTGCTGGTTGTCCCATTCTGGCCAGCGAGGATCTGGTTCTCACTTCTGCACAGACTCTGTTGCAGCTCTCCAATGCGCCTCCCCGCCAGGACGGACCTCTTGTCCCAGCTGGGGGGACGAATACTGCATCCCCATCCCAGCGGCCTTCAGCTCTGGGTTTGGCCTCTGCAAGGCCAAACCCATTCTCAACGCATTCTCAGA GAACTTTTGGATCATGATCTGTCGCCTTCGACATTAAAGGTATATGTGGCTGTAATATCTTGCTGGCACAGTGGGGTGAATGGTGGCACTGTGGGCAGTGACAAGAAGGTTTCCCGTTACTTGAAAGGTGCTAGACGGCTTCATCCAACTACACGACCAGTGGCTCCTTCATGGGAACTTTCACTGTTCCTGGAGACTCTGCATGCTCATCCATTCGAGCCTATTGCCCAGGCAGACATTAAGTGGCTGTCGTTTAAGACGGCATTTCTCCTCGCCATGGCTTCGG GGGAGGCTGATGCCTGA